A genome region from Naumovozyma castellii chromosome 5, complete genome includes the following:
- the YTA7 gene encoding chromatin segregase YTA7 (ancestral locus Anc_5.34): MVHSLRNRQIDENNAIDENSQEIKDENGIVHTSHRSLRKINYAELDEEVDEVPDEPEEEQPVDTLIPTNTSEATPPDEKPIVSMDQEDEDVAYSRRKRGHHDPEEDDESFHEEDADDADVDLDDDDDDDYDEMDNQGKAHKRQRQLNDRNFIVPDPNDFEEADDDEDENVYYNSRRNTRRNRSRRTARSRGHESTTPPPVQRNLRRRTRSGHYLEDGDQHTDGTTTEPTTLADEIRELQQDSPIQEKRSLRERRKPVNYKIPPPLSASNMDGYLNRQETMSFSNPSPYRRTGRNGGLYNSAQNMGPTRRLFPTGGPFGGNDVTTIFGKNTNFYNQDVATQNTNNKLLLDSDSSDDEILPMGATPKEKTEASLQKKKKKKQEIADLDPLGVDMNINFDDVGGLDNYIDQLKEMVALPLLYPELYQNFDITPPRGVLFHGPPGTGKTLMARALAASCSSDTRKITFFMRKGADILSKWVGEAERQLRLLFEEAKKHQPSIIFFDEIDGLAPVRSSKQEQIHASIVSTLLALMDGMDNRGQVIVIGATNRPDAVDPALRRPGRFDREFYFPLPDLKARAKILQIHTKKWNPPLDPEFIENLAKLTKGYGGADLRALCTEAALFSIQRKFPQIYRSSEKLQVDPKLVRVHTTDFMLALEKIVPSSARSSGNSPEPLPDSVDSLLREQFDQIKKLLETILPNEHKNFKRDASLIQQYIDYEDYDSDEAEEGTIASGFKKHQLLKQLTESRICKPRLLITGPIGNGQQYIGAAILHYLEEYNVQRLDLASLVSENLKSMEATVVQSFIEARKRQPSIIFIPNIDIWQRTVPESVILTLSSLLRSLQSKERVLLLAVGEALTPEVIQTEPFSHLSFESNIYDLRTPSKTERARYFEPIRTLLKTKPTSFNTRRKRKQPLPKLPPVEINTLPINLDENGNPLSEEEILRKRLKSFQHQDMKLKNVLKIKLSGLMDLFKNRYKRFRKPPIDDSFLIHLFEPQPVDDPNWQPAYVKDNDMILEVATGRRFFNMDLDIVEERLWNGYYSEPKQYLKDIELIYRDANTTGDRERIIKASEMFANAQMGIEDISVPNFVAECKATHLRDLERKELFLKDEAKRAEREEFTATQQDVPLEMDSVNANLKENVDSVGVGSGNQLQLEATLNRPFASNTSQDTNTINMTQPSLVNVVNNDAPIEDNIEGNHSGLKPNSIDVQGDKIHSENETKSSIEDNTNAISINSITKTAETKTALTDEKTEVIGEEMVSNIEHTQHEESKEVVVEDASITLIVNTLAENTQNRTVSYLERVYAEVVRIIWEDRQAWDKKDTISKLLTYLESK, from the coding sequence ATGGTTCACAGTTTAAGAAACCGTCAAATTGACGAAAATAATGCCATCGATGAGAACTCTCAAGAGATCAAAGATGAGAATGGAATTGTACACACGTCACACAGATCGCTGAGGAAGATAAATTATGCGGAGTTGGATGAAGAGGTAGATGAAGTACCAGATGAACCGGAAGAAGAACAACCCGTCGATACATTGATACCAACTAATACTAGTGAGGCTACTCCACCGGACGAAAAACCCATTGTCTCAATGGAccaagaagatgaagatgtgGCATATTCAAGGAGGAAAAGAGGCCATCATGATCCAGAGGAAGACGATGAGAGTTTTcatgaagaagatgcaGATGACGCAGATGTTGATTTggatgacgatgacgatgatgattaCGACGAAATGGACAATCAAGGGAAAGCTCATAAACGACAACgtcaattgaatgatagGAATTTTATAGTACCTGATCCgaatgattttgaagaggctgatgacgatgaagacGAGAACGTCTACTATAACTCGAGACGAAATACGAGACGTAATAGAAGCAGAAGAACTGCAAGAAGCCGTGGACATGAATCAACAACCCCACCACCTGtccaaagaaatttgagACGAAGAACACGTTCCGGTCATTACCTAGAGGACGGGGATCAGCATACAGACGGAACAACCACTGAACCAACAACATTAGCTGATGAAATTAGAGAGCTACAACAAGATAGTCCAATCCAAGAGAAACGATCGCTAAGAGAAAGAAGGAAACCAGTTAATTATAAGATCCCACCGCCATTATCCGCGTCTAACATGGATGGTTACCTGAATAGACAAGAGACAATGTCATTCTCGAACCCTTCTCCCTATCGTCGTACAGGTCGTAATGGAGGTTTATACAACTCAGCCCAGAATATGGGACCTACGAGGAGATTATTCCCCACCGGCGGGCCCTTTGGTGGTAACGATGTAACCACaatctttggaaaaaaCACAAACTTCTATAATCAAGATGTGGCTACTCAGaatacaaataataaattacTTCTTGATTCCGATTCatcagatgatgaaattctTCCCATGGGGGCCAcaccaaaggaaaaaaCCGAGGCTAGTcttcagaagaagaaaaagaagaagcaagAAATAGCTGATTTAGATCCTTTAGGAGTCGACATGAATataaattttgatgatGTCGGTGGTCTCGACAATTATATAGACCAGTTGAAGGAAATGGTAGCATTGCCCTTGCTATATCCTGAATTATATCAAAACTTTGATATTACTCCTCCCAGAGGTGTATTGTTTCATGGTCCACCAGGTACTGGTAAGACATTAATGGCCCGTGCATTGGCAGCAAGTTGTTCATCAGATACAAGAAAAATCACGTTCTTTATGAGGAAGGGTGCGGATATTCTATCAAAATGGGTCGGTGAGGCTGAAAGGCAACTGcgtttattatttgaagaggCAAAGAAGCATCAACCttctattatatttttcgatgaaattgatgGGTTAGCTCCAGTGAGAAGCTCAAAGCAAGAACAGATTCATGCATCTATTGTTTCCACATTATTAGCCCTTATGGATGGTATGGATAATAGAGGTCAAGTTATTGTCATTGGTGCTACAAATAGACCTGATGCGGTAGATCCTGCTTTGAGAAGACCTGGTAGATTTGATAGggaattttattttcctctACCTGATTTAAAAGCTCGTGCCAAGATTTTACAAATTCATACTAAGAAATGGAATCCTCCTCTAGATCCTgagtttattgaaaatttggcAAAGTTAACTAAGGGTTATGGTGGTGCAGATTTGAGAGCTTTGTGTACCGAGGCAGCTCTATTTAGTATTCAAAGGAAGTTTCCACAAATATATAGAAGCTCTGAAAAATTGCAAGTGGATCCTAAGTTAGTGAGAGTTCATACAACTGATTTCATGCTGGCATTAGAGAAGATTGTCCCCTCATCAGCGAGATCATCAGGGAATTCTCCCGAACCGTTACCTGACTCAGTTGATTCATTGCTACGTGAACAATTTGAtcagataaagaaattgctAGAGACAATTTTGCCTAATGAGCATAAGAACTTTAAAAGGGATGCATCATTAATTCAACAATATATTGACTATGAGGATTATGATTCAGATGAAGCTGAAGAAGGCACAATTGCTTCTGGGTTTAAGAAACACCAATTACTCAAGCAGCTCACTGAGTCACGTATATGTAAACCACGGTTACTTATAACAGGCCCGATTGGAAACGGTCAGCAGTATATTGGTGCAGCCATTTTACATTATCTAGAGGAATACAATGTTCAGCGTCTTGACCTAGCGTCATTAGTATCAGAGAATTTGAAGTCAATGGAAGCCACCGTAGTTCAAAGTTTCATTGAAGCTAGAAAAAGACAACCGtcaattatatttattccaAACATTGATATATGGCAAAGAACAGTTCCAGAAAGTGTTATCTTAACCTTATCAAGTCTTTTAAGGTCATTACAGAGCAAAGAACGCGTCCTTCTGCTAGCTGTTGGTGAGGCATTAACTCCTGAGGTGATTCAAACAGAACCATTCTCTCATCTCTCGTTTGAGAGCAACATTTATGATCTTAGAACTCCTTCTAAAACCGAAAGAGCACGATATTTCGAGCCCATCAGAACATTGTTAAAAACCAAACCCACGTCCTTCAATACAAGgagaaagagaaaacaGCCCCTTCCTAAATTACCTCCAGTGGAGATTAATACATTACCGATTAATCTTGATGAAAATGGGAACCCGTtatctgaagaagaaattctcCGCAAAAGATTAAAGTCATTCCAGCATCAGgatatgaaattaaagaacgTCTTGAAGATTAAACTTTCAGGTCTTATGGATTTGTTTAAGAATAGATACAAACGTTTTAGGAAACCTCCAATCGATGATTCATTTTTGATTCATCTTTTTGAACCTCAACCTGTCGATGATCCCAATTGGCAACCCGCTTATGTGAAAGATAATGACATGATCTTAGAGGTTGCCACAGGACGtagattttttaatatGGATTTAGATATTGTCGAGGAAAGATTGTGGAATGGTTATTATTCAGAACCCAAACAGTACCTGAAGGATATAGAGTTAATATACCGTGATGCAAATACAACTGGTGATCGAGAAAGGATAATTAAAGCATCTGAGATGTTTGCCAATGCTCAAATGGGCATAGAGGATATATCTGTACCAAATTTTGTTGCCGAATGTAAAGCAACTCATTTGAGAGATCTTGAACGTAAggaattatttttaaaagatGAAGCAAAGAGGGctgaaagagaagaatttACAGCGACACAACAGGATGTACCTTTAGAAATGGATTCAGTTAATGCCaatttaaaagaaaatgtgGATTCAGTAGGTGTTGGATCAGGCAATCAATTACAATTGGAAGCTACATTGAATCGACCATTTGCCAGTAACACAAGCCAGGACACGAACACCATAAATATGACTCAACCGAGCCTCGTGAATGTTGTTAACAATGACGCACCCATTGAAGACAATATTGAAGGGAACCACAGTGGATTGAAACCGAATTCTATTGATGTCCAAGGGGATAAGATTCATTctgaaaatgaaacaaagTCTTCAATTGAGGACAATACAAAtgcaatttcaataaattcaattacCAAAACAGCAGAAACAAAGACAGCACTTACTGATGAGAAAACCGAGGTTATTGGGGAAGAGATGGTAAGTAATATTGAGCATACTCAACATGAAGAAAGTAAAGAAGTGGTTGTGGAAGATGCATCTATAACTTTAATCGTGAACACATTGGCAGAAAATACTCAAAATCGAACTGTGTCGTATTTGGAAAGAGTATATGCAGAGGTCGTGAGGATAATATGGGAGGATCGCCAGGCTTGGGATAAGAAAGATACAATTAGTAAGTTACTGACTTACCTTGAAAGCAAGTAG
- the SLH1 gene encoding RNA helicase (ancestral locus Anc_5.31) has protein sequence MSTSYSITSAGSYMQAMQSMVQAAETFKLDKTKINIPEIDNEFKTKKTDKAVDTKDDLTVLSQDRNNWDDIYDDFNDISFEKLQEVVDSYKKGNTDSIYKKLYLLAASSTSSLSTDSLLESALQLTYNYEKGELAKELLDLVGTENIELLSFLLENRNQIVSQPIEEVLRLIKTSNEGSSGLLSQQDIRNQVLQNAQMAKNQKLDPAEKVIKYPHVFRKYEAAGSSSLSFSGQKFTLPLGTTRQSYQTFEEIIIPAADPSSSKKSFYTKLIKISDLDHFCRAVFKYETLNQIQSLVYPVAYTTNENMLICAPTGAGKTDVALLSVLNTIKQYSTLDYEGELDIQYDDFKVIYVAPLKALAAEIVSKFSEKLSVFNIRVRELTGDMQLTKSEILETQVIVTTPEKWDVVTRKANGDNDLVSKVKLLIIDEVHLLHEDRGSVIETLVARTLRQVESSQSMIRIVGLSATLPNFMDVADFLGVNRQVGMFYFDQSFRPKPLEQQLLGCRGKDGSKQCKENIDKTAYDKLLEMIERGYQVMVFVHARKETVKSARTFIKMAQSNNELDFFAPDPSTKDRYSKQLAKNRDKDLKEIFQFGFGVHHAGMSRSDRNLTEKMFKDGAIKVLCCTATLAWGVNLPADCVIIKGTQVYDAKKGGFIDLGISDVIQIFGRAGRPGFGSANGTGILCTSSERLDHYVSLITQQHPIESKFGAKLVDNLNAEISLGTVTNVEEAVQWLGYTYMFVRMRKNPFTYGIEWDEVATDPQLYERRKKMIVTAARRLHALQMIVFDEISMHFIAKDLGRVSSDFYLLNESVEIFNQMCDPRATEADVLSMISMSSEFDGIKFREEESSELTKLVDTAVQCQIGGALDTPQGKTNVLLQAYISQSRIFDSALSSDANYVAQNSVRICRALFLIGVNRRWGNFAKVMLDICKSIDKRLWAFDNPLCQFDLPDNILHQLRTKNPSMEHLLELEPEEIGELVHNKKMGGRIYSLLSRFPKIQIDAEIFPISSNVMRIHVTLHPDFTWDGRIHGEAQFFWVLVEESDKSQILHFEKFILNRKHLKNSHEMDFMIPLSDPLPPQVVVKVISDTWIGCESVHAISFQHLIKPYNETLQTKLQRLRPLPTNALHNPLVESIYPFKYFNPMQTMTFHTLYNTNENVFVGSPTGSGKTVVAELAIWHAFRDYPGKKIVYIAPMKALVRERVDDWRKRITPVTGDKVVELTGDSLPDPRDVRDATIIITTPEKFDGISRNWQTRKFVQDISLVIMDEIHLLASDRGPILEMIVSRMNYIASQTNKPIRLLGMSTAVSNAHDMASWLGVKNNGLYNFSSSVRPVPLKMYIDGFPDNLAFCPLMKTMNKPAFMAIKQHSPNKPALIFVASRRQTRLTALDLIHLCGMEDNPRRFLNIDDEEELRYYISQVSDDTLKLSLQFGIGLHHAGLVEKDRSISHKLFEKNKIQILIATSTLAWGVNLPAHLVVIKGTQFFDRKIGGYKDMDLTDILQMMGRAGRPAYDTTGTAIVYTRDSKKMFYKHFLNVGFPVESSLHKVLDDHLGAEITSGTITTKQEALDFLHWTFFFRRAHHNPTYYGIEGDSGDAGVSKHLSELIDTTLDNLEESQCIVLHKDDIEPTPFLSVASYYYLSHKTIRMLLKQIHNKATFKDALKWLSLAVEYDELSTRGGETIMNEELSSQSRYSAESTFNGDEELPMWDPHVKAFLLLQAHLSRVDLPIADYIQDTVSVLEQALRILQAYIDVASELGYLDTVLTLVKLMQCVKQGYWYEDDPIGLLPGCNLNRIDDIKFSEQGYPLTARKGSLTLNDIGSYSFGKLQNLITKFNVIEEDRKQFLYVCQRLPILTDIHFAEQKDDDKLTLMARHLSSKNNRGFEVYCDKFPKVQKELWFLIGYQGTELLILKRCQPRQSGKEVHITCDLIIPDELSGETLDFILVNDALDLKYNLKQKLR, from the coding sequence ATGTCAACATCTTACTCGATTACCTCGGCTGGATCTTATATGCAGGCCATGCAATCCATGGTGCAGGCAGCTGAAACTTTCAAGTTAGACAAAACCAAGATTAATATTCCTGAGATTGACAATGAGTTCAAGACTAAGAAAACTGACAAGGCTGTAGATACCAAGGATGATCTGACTGTGTTGTCCCAAGATCGAAATAATTGGGATGATATATATGATGATTTCAATGATatatcttttgaaaaattacaagaagTAGTAGATTCCTATAAGAAAGGTAACACTGACTCAATTTACAAGaaactttatttattgGCAGCTTCCAGCACAAGTTCATTATCCACCGATTCGCTGCTTGAGTCTGCCTTACAATTAACCTACAACTATGAAAAAGGGGAACTAGCTAAGGAATTATTGGATCTTGTCGGCACTGAAAATATCGAATTATTATCGTTTCTGCTAGAAAATCGTAATCAGATTGTTTCTCAACCAATAGAAGAAGTGTTAAGACTAATAAAAACATCTAATGAGGGCTCATCAGGTTTGTTAAGTCAGCAAGATATTAGGAATCAAGTATTACAAAATGCTCAAATGGCTAAGAACCAAAAATTAGATCCAGCTGAAAAAGTAATTAAATACCCACATGTCTTTAGAAAATACGAGGCAGCTGGTTCTTCCTCTCTATCATTTTCTGGTCAAAAATTTACCTTACCATTAGGGACAACAAGGCAATCATATCAAacgtttgaagaaattataatTCCGGCGGCTGATCCATCCTCTAGTAAAAAGAGTTTTTATACAAAGCTTATAAAGATTTCTGACCTAGATCATTTTTGCAGAGCTGTGTTTAAATATGAAACCTTAAATCAGATTCAATCACTAGTGTATCCTGTTGCATATACcacaaatgaaaatatgCTAATTTGTGCCCCAACTGGTGCAGGTAAAACTGATGTCGCCTTGCTGAGTGTTTTGAACACAATTAAACAATATTCTACTCTTGATTATGAGGGAGAATTGGACATTCAATATGACGATTTTAAGGTCATATACGTCGCCCCTTTGAAGGCCCTTGCAGCAGAAATTGTGAGTAAATTCAGTGAGAAACTATCagttttcaatatcagaGTAAGAGAATTGACGGGGGATATGCAATTAACTAAGTCAGAAATCCTGGAAACACAGGTTATTGTTACAACTCCTGAGAAATGGGATGTGGTGACTCGTAAGGCCAATGGTGATAATGATTTAGTTTCTAAGGTCAAATTACTCATTATCGATGAAGTGCACTTGTTACACGAAGACCGTGGTTCTGTTATTGAGACTTTAGTAGCGCGTACTTTGAGACAAGTGGAAAGTTCCCAATCAATGATCCGTATTGTTGGTTTATCAGCAACGCTACCGAACTTTATGGATGTCGCCGATTTCTTAGGTGTGAATAGACAGGTTGGtatgttttattttgatcAATCATTCCGTCCCAAACCTTTAGAACAACAACTCTTGGGTTGTAGAGGGAAGGATGGAAGTAAACAAtgcaaagaaaatattgacaAAACTGCATATGATAAGCTTTTAGAAATGATTGAACGTGGATATCAGGTAATGGTATTTGTTCATGCGAGAAAAGAAACTGTAAAAAGTGCAAGAACATTCATTAAGATGGCACAATCAAATAACGAACTTGACTTCTTTGCCCCTGATCCATCAACAAAGGACAGATATTCTAAACAATTAGCTAAGAATCGGGATAAAGATCTGAAggaaattttccaatttggttTTGGTGTTCATCATGCAGGTATGTCCCGTTCTGATAGAAATCTAACTGAAAAAATGTTTAAGGACGGTGCTATCAAAGTACTTTGTTGTACAGCAACACTTGCCTGGGGGGTGAATTTACCCGCAGATTgtgttattattaaaggAACTCAAGTCTATGATGCCAAGAAGGGTGGATTCATCGATTTAGGTATTTCTGATGtcattcaaatctttgGTCGTGCAGGAAGACCAGGTTTTGGCTCAGCCAATGGTACAGGTATACTTTGTACATCAAGTGAGCGTTTAGATCATTATGTCTCTTTGATAACCCAACAGCATCCAATAGAATCAAAATTTGGTGCCAAATTGGTTGATAATCTAAATGCAGAAATATCTTTAGGTACAGTCACAAATGTAGAAGAAGCAGTCCAATGGTTAGGTTACACGTACATGTTTGTAAGGATGAGAAAAAACCCTTTTACGTATGGTATCGAATGGGATGAGGTGGCAACTGATCCTCAATTGTATGAACGTCGGAAAAAGATGATTGTTACTGCTGCAAGAAGATTACATGCTCTCCAAATGATAGTTTTTGACGAAATATCCATGCATTTTATTGCTAAGGACTTAGGGAGGGTTTCCTCTGATTTCTACTTACTAAATGAATctgttgaaatttttaacCAAATGTGTGATCCACGAGCTACTGAAGCGGATGTGCTATCTATGATAAGTATGAGTAGTGAATTTGATGGAATTAAATTTAGAGAGGAAGAATCGTCCGAGTTAACAAAATTAGTCGATACTGCTGTTCAATGTCAGATAGGTGGCGCTCTGGATACTCCACAAGGGAAAACCAACGTTCTATTACAAGCCTATATTTCACAAAGTAGAATATTCGACTCCGCTCTTTCATCCGATGCTAATTATGTTGCTCAAAATTCCGTTAGAATATGTCGtgcattatttttaatagGTGTCAACAGAAGATGGGGAAATTTTGCGAAGGTTATGTTGGATATTTGCAAATCAATTGATAAGAGATTATGGGCTTTTGACAATCCATTATGTCAATTTGACTTGCCAGATAacattcttcatcaattaagAACAAAGAACCCCTCAATGGAACACTTGTTAGAATTAGAAcctgaagaaattggagaATTAGTTCACAATAAAAAGATGGGTGGGAGAATCTACAGTCTCTTAAGCCGATTCCCTAAGATACAGATTGATGCCGAAATTTTCCctatttcatcaaatgtTATGAGAATTCATGTAACTCTGCATCCAGACTTCACATGGGATGGTAGAATACATGGTGAAGCTCAATTTTTTTGGGTATTAGTTGAAGAATCAGATAAGTcacaaattcttcattttgaGAAATTCATCTTGAACAGAAAACATCTTAAGAATTCCCATGAAATGGATTTCATGATCCCACTGTCAGATCCACTACCACCCCAGGTTGTGGTTAAAGTGATTTCAGACACATGGATTGGATGCGAGTCAGTTCATGCCATATCTTTTcaacatttaataaaaCCCTATAATGAGACATTACAAACCAAATTACAAAGGTTGAGACCGTTACCAACAAATGCTCTTCACAACCCATTGGTTGAATCGATTTATccattcaaatatttcaaccCAATGCAAACAATGACGTTCCATACATTATATAACACCAATGAAAATGTCTTTGTAGGGTCACCAACTGGATCTGGGAAAACTGTTGTTGCAGAATTGGCCATTTGGCATGCTTTTAGAGATTACCCAGGTAAAAAGATCGTCTACATTGCACCAATGAAAGCTTTGGTTAGGGAAAGAGTGGATGATTGGAGGAAGAGAATCACACCGGTAACAGGTGATAAAGTTGTTGAATTAACGGGTGATTCTTTACCTGATCCTCGTGATGTTCGTGATGCAACTATTATAATTACTACTCCAGAAAAATTTGATGGTATTTCTCGTAATTGGCAGACTCGTAAATTTGTTCAAGATATATCCCTAGTCATCATGGATGAAATTCACTTATTGGCAAGTGATCGTGGTCCTATCCTGGAAATGATTGTTAGTCGTATGAACTATATTGCGTCCCAAACAAACAAACCCATTCGTTTGTTAGGTATGTCTACTGCTGTATCTAATGCTCATGATATGGCTAGTTGGTTAGGGGTTAAGAATAACGGGTTATATAATTTCTCATCAAGTGTCCGTCCTgttccattgaagatgtATATTGATGGATTCCCTGACAATCTTGCCTTTTGTCCTTTGATGAAGACAATGAACAAACCTGCATTTATGGCCATTAAGCAACATTCGCCCAATAAGCCTGCGTTGATCTTTGTGGCGTCACGTAGACAAACTAGATTAACTGCGCTGGACCTGATCCACTTGTGTGGTATGGAAGATAATCCAAGAagatttttgaatattgatgatgaagaagagcTAAGATATTATATTTCTCAAGTTAGTGATGATACGCTAAAATTATCACTACAATTTGGTATTGGTTTGCATCATGCCGGTTTGGTTGAGAAAGATCGTTCAATTTCTCACAAATTATTtgagaaaaacaaaattcaaattttaattgCAACATCGACATTAGCTTGGGGTGTTAATTTACCTGCCCACTTAGTGGTTATTAAAGGTACACAATTTTTTGATCGTAAAATCGGGGGATATAAGGATATGGATTTAACTGATATTTTACAAATGATGGGTAGAGCAGGTAGACCTGCCTATGATACAACCGGTACTGCTATTGTGTATACTAGAGATTCAAAGAAGATGTTTTATAAGCATTTCTTAAATGTTGGATTCCCTGTGGAATCTTCTTTGCATAAAGTATTGGATGATCATTTGGGTGCAGAAATAACATCGGGAACCATCACAACCAAACAAGAAGCTCTCGATTTCTTGCACTGGACATTTTTCTTCCGGAGAGCCCATCATAATCCAACATATTACGGTATCGAAGGTGATTCAGGAGATGCTGGTGTTAGTAAACATTTAAgtgaattaattgatacTACGTTGGATAATTTGGAAGAGTCACAATGTATCGTTCTTCATAAGGATGATATCGAACCAACCCCATTCTTGAGTGTTGCATCTTACTACTATCTTTCTCACAAGACTATAAGAATGTTACTAAAGCAAATTCATAACAAGGCAACATTCAAAGATGCGTTGAAATGGCTCTCCTTAGCGGTAGAGtatgatgaattatctACAAGAGGTGGAGAAACAATAATGAACGAAGAGTTATCATCTCAATCACGATATTCTGCTGAAAGTACATTCAATGGAGATGAGGAATTGCCTATGTGGGATCCTCATGTGAAGGCATTTTTACTATTACAAGCTCATTTAAGTCGCGTGGACCTTCCTATTGCCGATTATATTCAAGATACCGTCTCTGTTCTAGAACAAGCTCTGCGTATCTTGCAAGCATATATCGATGTTGCCAGTGAATTAGGCTACTTGGATACTGTTTTGACTTTGGTTAAATTAATGCAATGTGTTAAACAAGGATATTGGTATGAGGATGACCCAATTGGGTTATTGCCTGGTTGTAATTTGAACAgaattgatgatattaaatttagCGAACAAGGTTATCCCTTAACTGCTAGGAAGGGCTCATTGACATTAAACGATATTGGATCATATAGTTTTGGTAAGTTACAAAACCTTATTACCAAATTTAATGTTATTGAGGAAGATAGAAAACAGTTTTTGTATGTTTGTCAAAGGCTACCTATTTTGACAGATATACATTTTGCAGAACAGAAAGATGACGATAAATTAACACTAATGGCGAGACATCTGTCGTCGAAGAATAATAGGGGATTTGAGGTGTATTGTGATAAGTTCCCAAAAGTTCAAAAGGAATTATGGTTTTTAATCGGATATCAAGGTACTGAATTGCTAATCTTGAAGAGATGCCAACCAAGACAGAGTGGTAAAGAAGTACATATTACCTGTGATTTGATAATACCAGATGAATTATCTGGGGAAACTTTAGACTTCATTCTGGTAAATGACGCCTTAGATCTCAAATACAATCTTAAGCAAAAGTTACGCTAA